In Bradyrhizobium sp. CCBAU 051011, the following are encoded in one genomic region:
- the bla gene encoding subclass B3 metallo-beta-lactamase, protein MRKIVVALIALLPLAGTVQAQTVKDLLETLKVKWNTPTEPFKMIGNVYYVGTDGLASYLITSPQGHILVDTVMPDATSQIKASIEKLGFKITDIKYLLNTHAHIDHTGGLAEMKQASGAQMIAGEADKPLLEGGYYPGAQEETVLNFPPVKVDRTVREGDKVTVGDVTLTARETPGHSPGCTSWEFSVKDGDATRSVLIFCSGTVALNRLAPNPTYSGIVADYRRTFARAKDMKVDVLLAPHPEMYRMQDKRAMISDGAPSPFVNPGEFNAYAATLEKAFEDALAKQTAAAQEKKG, encoded by the coding sequence GTGAGGAAAATCGTCGTTGCGCTGATCGCGCTATTGCCGCTTGCCGGGACAGTGCAGGCTCAGACCGTCAAGGATCTGCTCGAAACCCTCAAGGTCAAGTGGAACACGCCGACCGAGCCGTTCAAGATGATCGGTAACGTCTATTACGTCGGAACCGACGGCCTGGCGTCCTACCTGATCACGTCGCCGCAGGGCCACATCCTGGTCGATACGGTGATGCCGGACGCAACCTCGCAGATCAAGGCGAGCATCGAAAAACTCGGCTTCAAGATCACCGACATCAAATACCTCCTCAACACCCACGCCCATATTGACCACACCGGCGGCCTTGCCGAAATGAAGCAGGCCAGCGGCGCGCAGATGATCGCGGGCGAAGCCGACAAGCCGTTGCTCGAAGGTGGCTACTATCCGGGCGCGCAGGAAGAGACGGTGCTCAATTTCCCGCCGGTGAAGGTGGACCGCACGGTACGCGAGGGCGATAAGGTCACGGTCGGTGATGTCACGCTGACCGCCCGCGAAACTCCCGGCCATTCACCGGGCTGCACGAGCTGGGAATTCTCGGTGAAGGACGGCGATGCGACGCGCTCGGTGCTCATCTTCTGCAGCGGCACCGTGGCGCTGAACCGCCTCGCCCCCAATCCGACCTATTCCGGGATCGTCGCCGATTACCGGAGGACGTTCGCGCGGGCCAAGGACATGAAGGTGGATGTGCTGCTCGCGCCGCATCCGGAAATGTACAGGATGCAGGACAAGCGTGCCATGATTTCGGATGGCGCGCCCAGTCCGTTCGTCAATCCAGGCGAGTTCAACGCCTACGCGGCGACGCTGGAGAAGGCGTTTGAAGACGCGCTCGCGAAGCAAACCGCCGCCGCACAGGAAAAGAAGGGCTGA
- a CDS encoding SMP-30/gluconolactonase/LRE family protein: protein MSDAASHSAGWRPATYYPDPAIRALDPRFEKYWLKLSSVERLTTGLRWAEGPVWFGDGRYLLCSDIPNQRIIKWEEETGAVSIFRKPSNFANGNTRDRQGRLVTCEHGGRRVTRTEYDGSITVLIDSFDGKRLNSPNDVVVKSDGSIWFTDPTFGLLGNYEGYKAEPEIDANVFRLDAATGKASIVAEGVLGPNGLAFSPDEKILYIIESRGVPNRKILAYDVSPSGDKLSSKRVFVDAGPGTPDGFRIDIDGNLWCGWGMGDPELDGVVVFAPDGVMIGRIALPERCANLCFGGVKRNRLFMAASQSIYALYVNTQGAPGG from the coding sequence ATGTCCGATGCAGCATCGCATTCAGCCGGCTGGCGCCCGGCTACCTATTACCCTGATCCGGCCATCCGTGCACTCGATCCGCGCTTCGAGAAGTATTGGTTGAAGCTCTCGTCCGTGGAACGGCTGACCACCGGCCTGCGCTGGGCCGAAGGCCCGGTGTGGTTCGGTGACGGGCGCTATCTCTTGTGTAGCGACATCCCGAACCAGCGCATCATCAAGTGGGAGGAGGAGACCGGCGCGGTCAGCATCTTCCGCAAGCCGTCGAACTTCGCCAACGGCAATACCCGCGATCGGCAGGGACGGCTCGTCACCTGCGAGCATGGCGGCCGCCGCGTGACCCGCACCGAATATGACGGCTCGATCACGGTGCTGATCGATTCCTTCGACGGCAAGCGGCTGAACTCGCCCAACGACGTCGTCGTCAAATCCGACGGCTCGATCTGGTTCACCGATCCGACTTTCGGTCTGCTCGGCAATTACGAGGGCTACAAGGCCGAGCCCGAAATCGACGCCAATGTCTTTCGTCTCGATGCCGCGACCGGCAAGGCCAGCATCGTCGCCGAAGGCGTGCTGGGGCCGAACGGGCTCGCCTTCTCGCCGGACGAGAAGATTCTCTACATCATCGAATCCCGCGGCGTGCCCAACCGCAAGATCCTTGCCTATGACGTCTCGCCATCCGGCGACAAGCTTTCCAGCAAGCGCGTGTTTGTCGATGCCGGCCCGGGCACGCCCGACGGTTTTCGAATAGATATCGACGGCAATCTCTGGTGCGGCTGGGGCATGGGCGATCCCGAGCTCGATGGCGTCGTGGTGTTCGCCCCCGACGGCGTCATGATCGGCCGCATCGCGCTGCCCGAGCGCTGCGCCAACCTCTGTTTCGGCGGCGTGAAACGCAACCGCCTTTTCATGGCCGCGAGCCAGTCGATCTACGCGCTCTATGTGAACACGCAGGGCGCGCCGGGCGGATAG
- a CDS encoding NAD(P)-dependent oxidoreductase: protein MPRILMTGAAGGIGTSLRKLLPPIYPDLLLSDLKAPADLGKDEKFKAADLADMAQVEAICEGVDGILHFGGYSVEGPWDSILQSNIIGGYNLFEAARKKGVKRVVFASSNHAVGFYPRHHRIGTDVTARPDSRYGVSKVFGEAVGALYADKHGLGVTCLRIGNFGEMPLDHRRLSIWLKPEDLVQLCRIGLDHPDIHFEIFYGASYNERAWWDNHRAYELGYRPTGRAEDFREHAMAEQAKLKPDPVGDYYQGGTFCSMEFDGDRDRIVDWSKR, encoded by the coding sequence ATGCCACGCATATTGATGACTGGCGCTGCCGGCGGGATCGGCACATCCCTGCGCAAGCTGTTGCCGCCGATCTATCCCGACCTGCTGCTGAGCGATTTGAAGGCGCCAGCCGATCTCGGCAAGGACGAAAAGTTCAAGGCGGCCGATCTCGCCGATATGGCGCAAGTCGAGGCGATCTGCGAAGGCGTCGACGGCATCCTGCATTTTGGCGGCTACTCGGTCGAAGGTCCCTGGGATTCGATCCTGCAGTCCAACATCATCGGCGGCTACAACCTGTTCGAGGCCGCGCGGAAAAAGGGCGTCAAGCGCGTGGTGTTCGCCTCGTCGAACCACGCGGTCGGCTTCTATCCCCGCCATCACCGGATCGGCACCGACGTCACCGCGCGCCCCGACAGCCGCTACGGTGTCAGCAAGGTGTTCGGCGAAGCGGTAGGCGCGCTCTATGCCGACAAGCACGGGCTCGGCGTCACCTGCTTGCGGATCGGCAATTTCGGCGAGATGCCGCTCGACCATCGCCGGCTGTCGATATGGCTGAAGCCGGAGGACCTGGTGCAGCTTTGCCGCATCGGGCTCGATCATCCCGACATCCATTTCGAGATCTTCTACGGCGCCTCCTATAACGAGCGCGCCTGGTGGGACAATCACCGCGCCTATGAATTGGGCTATCGCCCGACCGGCAGGGCTGAGGATTTCCGCGAACATGCGATGGCCGAGCAGGCCAAGCTGAAGCCGGACCCGGTCGGCGATTACTACCAGGGTGGCACGTTCTGCAGCATGGAGTTCGACGGGGACAGGGATCGGATCGTGGATTGGAGCAAACGCTAG